The following proteins come from a genomic window of Mariniflexile sp. TRM1-10:
- a CDS encoding DUF1735 domain-containing protein yields the protein MKKVLIFLVFISVLTSCYDEFRLDNEFSSVAFSSADGGSNQPGVLWRTVVKGEGLKLDAGIYLAGILDNSKERWADYELDPSLLVGTDYTMLPSDYYTLSNSSRFVIPSGETVGKISIVLDSIKFLNDPLTTKMNYAIPFKLIETSEDSILSTQNTQILVLKYINKYEGFYNQKGTFQTVAPNGETLNSGTINNVISGTSIFLDSLEMNGSMNLIGADYKMKLHVNPDNTVSLEYSPNLNADNSPKNIALDATPNAPNVSPWENVDGVNDGGDPTSSNDRGASGLAFGNWPLFDTWDYVEYTFDGEYFITQSDVYWFADSNPNDGGVSKPYNTYLQYFDSESGAWKILYNNNVVNGTPISEANYAILDGTYTSDNPAPGTSLDQYNVTSFDAIRTSKVRINFKAVDASGILEWKVWGVPAPVGYEAAAIASITENGTNTYDPATGTLILNYTVNYALEEYTTNVSTEMVWRNRIRDGVNEWRR from the coding sequence ATGAAAAAAGTATTAATATTTTTAGTATTCATTAGCGTTTTAACAAGCTGCTATGACGAATTTAGACTGGATAATGAGTTTTCTTCGGTAGCTTTTTCAAGTGCAGATGGTGGCTCTAATCAACCGGGAGTTCTTTGGAGAACGGTTGTTAAAGGCGAAGGACTTAAACTTGATGCTGGTATTTATTTAGCTGGTATCTTAGATAATTCAAAAGAAAGATGGGCGGATTATGAATTGGATCCAAGCCTTCTTGTAGGAACTGATTATACCATGCTTCCTTCAGATTATTATACGTTGAGTAATTCAAGCAGATTTGTAATTCCATCTGGAGAAACTGTTGGTAAAATATCGATTGTTTTAGATTCCATTAAATTTTTGAATGATCCACTAACAACAAAAATGAATTATGCCATACCTTTTAAATTAATTGAAACTTCAGAAGATAGCATTTTGAGTACTCAAAATACGCAAATACTTGTTTTAAAGTACATTAATAAGTATGAGGGTTTTTATAATCAAAAAGGGACTTTTCAAACCGTTGCTCCAAATGGAGAAACTTTAAATAGTGGTACTATTAACAATGTAATTAGTGGAACCTCTATATTTTTAGATTCTCTTGAAATGAATGGTTCTATGAATTTAATAGGCGCAGATTATAAAATGAAATTACATGTGAATCCAGATAATACGGTATCACTGGAATACAGTCCAAACTTAAATGCAGACAATTCACCAAAAAATATTGCGTTGGATGCCACTCCAAACGCTCCAAATGTATCCCCTTGGGAAAACGTTGATGGTGTAAACGATGGCGGAGATCCTACCTCATCAAATGATAGAGGTGCTAGCGGATTGGCCTTCGGTAACTGGCCTTTATTCGATACTTGGGATTATGTTGAATACACTTTTGATGGGGAGTATTTTATTACTCAATCGGATGTTTATTGGTTTGCAGATAGTAATCCTAATGATGGTGGCGTTTCAAAACCATACAATACCTATCTTCAGTATTTTGATTCTGAATCTGGAGCATGGAAAATTCTATATAATAATAATGTTGTTAACGGCACACCTATATCCGAAGCAAATTATGCCATATTAGATGGAACGTATACTTCAGATAATCCAGCTCCAGGGACAAGTTTAGATCAATATAATGTGACGTCTTTTGATGCTATTAGAACAAGTAAAGTTAGAATCAATTTTAAAGCGGTGGATGCATCAGGTATTTTGGAATGGAAAGTTTGGGGAGTTCCTGCGCCTGTAGGGTATGAAGCAGCGGCTATTGCTAGTATAACAGAAAATGGTACTAATACTTACGATCCGGCTACAGGAACCCTCATTTTAAACTATACAGTAAATTACGCTTTAGAAGAATACACAACGAATGTTTCAACTGAAATGGTTTGGCGAAATAGAATTAGGGATGGTGTAAACGAATGGAGACGTTGA